One genomic window of Gracilinema caldarium DSM 7334 includes the following:
- a CDS encoding branched-chain amino acid ABC transporter substrate-binding protein codes for MKKLVNSILFFGIMVSFAFASGGQDAGTIKIGVAGAHSGDLASYGLPSVNAAKLVVESINAKGGINGRKIELVIEDDQCKPELATNAASKLVSNNVVAVIGHICSGATKSALGIYKDSKIITISPSATNPPLTQSGEYPNFFRTIAPDDAQAKLAANFLAKTLKLKTIAVLHDKGDYGKGFAELVKQFAEAQGVTVALFEGVNPGAPDYSAVVNKIGNAKVDGVVWGGYHPEASKLVQQMKDKGMNIPFISDDGVKDNTFIEVAGKYAEGVYATGPMDTTSNPLAIQAAEEHKKKFGEEPGAFFLNAYAATLAITNAIAKAGSADYDKVSAALRSEYVDTPLGKISFDQKGDVIGFGFSVFQVKNGKYVELK; via the coding sequence ATGAAGAAATTAGTAAATTCTATCTTGTTTTTTGGTATTATGGTTTCCTTTGCTTTTGCTTCTGGAGGTCAGGATGCTGGTACTATCAAGATTGGTGTTGCTGGAGCCCACTCTGGTGACCTCGCTTCTTATGGTTTACCTTCTGTTAATGCGGCAAAGCTGGTAGTAGAATCTATCAATGCTAAGGGCGGCATTAATGGTCGTAAGATCGAACTTGTTATCGAAGATGATCAGTGTAAGCCGGAACTTGCTACCAATGCAGCTTCGAAGCTGGTAAGCAATAATGTGGTTGCGGTTATTGGACACATCTGTTCCGGTGCAACCAAATCTGCGTTAGGTATTTACAAGGATTCCAAGATTATTACTATTTCCCCCTCTGCTACGAATCCTCCGCTCACTCAGAGTGGCGAATATCCGAACTTTTTCAGAACCATAGCTCCGGATGATGCTCAGGCTAAACTGGCCGCAAACTTTTTGGCAAAAACTCTGAAGCTGAAGACTATTGCGGTGCTTCATGATAAGGGTGACTATGGAAAGGGGTTTGCTGAACTGGTTAAGCAGTTTGCCGAAGCGCAGGGCGTTACTGTAGCTCTCTTCGAAGGTGTGAACCCTGGTGCACCTGACTATTCTGCTGTTGTTAATAAGATTGGAAATGCAAAAGTAGATGGTGTTGTATGGGGTGGTTATCATCCTGAAGCTTCAAAACTTGTTCAACAAATGAAAGATAAGGGTATGAATATTCCCTTCATTTCCGATGATGGTGTAAAGGATAATACCTTTATCGAAGTGGCTGGAAAATATGCAGAAGGTGTGTATGCAACTGGTCCAATGGATACAACCAGCAATCCCCTGGCAATTCAAGCTGCAGAAGAACATAAAAAGAAATTCGGCGAAGAACCCGGTGCTTTCTTCCTCAATGCCTATGCAGCTACTCTTGCAATTACCAATGCTATAGCAAAAGCTGGTTCTGCTGATTACGATAAGGTTAGTGCGGCACTTCGCTCTGAATATGTGGATACTCCCCTTGGAAAGATTAGCTTTGATCAGAAGGGTGATGTAATTGGGTTCGGCTTCTCCGTATTCCAGGTTAAGAATGGCAAATATGTAGAACTGAAGTAG
- a CDS encoding branched-chain amino acid ABC transporter permease has protein sequence MDYFFKLFLSGTAKGSIYALIALGYTMVYGIIQLINFAHGEVYMIGGFTALIFGGFFYTMGMSVWMVLLLSVILAVLFSAAFGFTIERIAYRPLRNKPRLSALISAIGMSMILQNFVLLAQTEKYLSYPSYLPEIAFLQPFRQYINSTQFIILIVTALIMVFLTVLIKYTRIGKAMRATAQDKDMAQLVGVNINQVISITFIIGSALAAVGGVLICSYMGQINYYIGFVAGIKAFVAAVLGGIGSIPGAVLGSFILGWTESLGTGYISSDYEDAFAFIILILILVLKPDGILGKNQKQKV, from the coding sequence ATGGATTATTTTTTTAAGCTTTTTTTAAGTGGTACTGCAAAGGGTTCTATCTATGCGTTAATTGCCCTTGGTTATACCATGGTATATGGTATAATTCAGTTAATCAATTTTGCTCATGGTGAAGTATATATGATTGGTGGTTTTACTGCTTTAATTTTTGGTGGTTTTTTCTATACCATGGGCATGTCTGTTTGGATGGTTTTACTTTTATCCGTGATCCTGGCTGTCCTCTTTTCCGCAGCCTTTGGCTTTACTATTGAACGGATTGCCTATCGACCCTTACGAAACAAACCACGGCTTTCTGCACTCATCAGTGCAATTGGTATGTCTATGATATTACAAAATTTTGTACTGCTTGCTCAAACAGAAAAATATTTATCCTATCCATCTTATTTACCTGAAATTGCATTCTTACAGCCCTTCCGGCAATATATAAATTCAACGCAGTTTATCATTCTTATTGTAACTGCCCTTATCATGGTGTTTTTAACAGTCCTGATTAAATATACCCGTATTGGTAAGGCTATGCGAGCTACTGCTCAAGATAAAGATATGGCCCAACTTGTTGGTGTGAATATTAACCAGGTTATTTCCATAACCTTTATTATTGGCTCCGCATTAGCTGCGGTAGGCGGTGTTCTTATCTGTTCGTATATGGGGCAAATTAACTATTACATTGGTTTTGTGGCTGGAATTAAAGCGTTCGTTGCGGCAGTTCTTGGAGGTATCGGGAGTATACCTGGTGCTGTATTAGGAAGTTTTATTCTCGGATGGACTGAAAGTCTTGGAACGGGATATATCTCAAGCGATTATGAAGACGCCTTTGCATTTATTATTCTTATTCTCATATTAGTTTTAAAACCTGATGGTATCCTCGGGAAAAACCAGAAGCAGAAGGTGTAG
- a CDS encoding ABC transporter permease subunit encodes MKSRTLFSELVKAMGNGLWFLILLFPLMIMKVSVVGGKALITFRWGFAPVVFIVSTILSFLWKRALMWNEHRQDKIPSETLSYKVKSVLQGYFKNPVIKKLSTLILLVFVVSFPFLFGMYHTNVMITAFIYVILALGLNIVVGLGGLLNLGYAAFFAVGAYTYGFLWKYAGPSFISAGIDTGWLFWIALPLAGIIATIFGILLSLPVLRLRGDYLAIITLAFGEIVRMVLQNSGQITGGATGISLIPRPWFFGMKLAPKQAAVYIYYIVVVLVIFTIYVVRRIEDSRVGRALEAMREDEIACQAMGIDLVRNKLITFALGAFFAGIAGVVLAAQTTYINPDSFTLWESIMVLMAIVIGGTGSIPGAIGGAMLLKLLPEYFRPLAQYRMLIYGVAMILVIIFKSDGLLPRHRKQYTFDEKLDSNASAGAGK; translated from the coding sequence ATGAAATCACGTACATTATTTTCCGAATTAGTCAAAGCCATGGGAAATGGTTTATGGTTCTTAATATTGTTATTTCCACTTATGATAATGAAAGTGAGTGTTGTTGGGGGAAAAGCCTTAATAACCTTTCGATGGGGCTTTGCTCCAGTTGTTTTTATCGTATCAACGATACTCTCCTTTTTATGGAAACGGGCATTGATGTGGAACGAACACCGACAGGATAAGATTCCCAGTGAAACCCTTTCTTATAAAGTTAAATCCGTACTGCAAGGTTATTTTAAAAACCCGGTTATAAAAAAATTGAGTACCCTTATATTGTTGGTTTTTGTTGTGTCCTTTCCCTTTCTTTTTGGAATGTATCATACCAATGTGATGATTACAGCTTTTATCTATGTCATTCTTGCACTGGGGCTCAATATTGTAGTTGGTTTAGGGGGGCTCCTTAATCTGGGATATGCAGCTTTTTTTGCCGTAGGAGCTTATACCTATGGTTTTTTATGGAAGTATGCAGGACCCAGTTTTATCAGTGCTGGTATTGATACGGGGTGGCTCTTTTGGATTGCGTTGCCCCTTGCAGGCATTATAGCAACGATCTTTGGAATTCTGCTCAGTCTTCCGGTCTTACGACTTCGCGGGGATTACCTTGCAATTATCACCCTGGCTTTTGGTGAAATTGTCCGCATGGTATTGCAAAACTCTGGTCAAATTACCGGTGGTGCTACTGGTATCAGCCTTATTCCCCGGCCCTGGTTCTTTGGCATGAAACTGGCTCCAAAACAAGCTGCCGTTTATATCTATTATATTGTTGTCGTGCTTGTTATATTCACGATTTATGTGGTGCGCAGAATTGAAGATTCTCGGGTTGGCCGTGCACTGGAAGCCATGCGTGAAGATGAAATTGCCTGTCAAGCCATGGGCATTGATTTGGTTCGGAACAAATTAATAACCTTTGCATTGGGTGCGTTTTTTGCAGGTATTGCAGGGGTGGTGCTCGCCGCTCAAACTACCTATATAAACCCGGACAGTTTTACCCTTTGGGAATCGATTATGGTTCTCATGGCTATTGTTATTGGTGGTACCGGGTCTATCCCTGGAGCGATTGGCGGAGCTATGCTCTTAAAGTTATTACCGGAATATTTCCGTCCCCTTGCTCAATATCGTATGTTGATATACGGAGTCGCGATGATTTTGGTTATCATCTTTAAATCCGACGGATTATTACCCAGGCATCGAAAACAGTATACCTTTGATGAAAAATTGGATAGCAATGCCTCTGCGGGAGCTGGTAAATGA
- a CDS encoding ABC transporter ATP-binding protein, translated as MNIDGNAILVIENLSMVFGGLRAIDTVSMYIKKGEIAALIGPNGAGKTTIFNCITGVYTPTEGTISISRNGTASGEKLHKIEGLKPNVINQMGLARTFQNIRLFNKMSVLENVMIGRHNSLKAGIVHAILRDSHTKEEEQRVIEESYEILKKLNLHMYVNEMACNLPYGAQRRLEIARALATDPFLLLLDEPVAGMNPQETKELEETINIIRDQEKVTILLIEHDMSLVMNVSERIYVLDYGRLIAEGSPLEIKGNSEVIKAYLGE; from the coding sequence ATGAATATTGATGGAAATGCGATTTTAGTTATAGAAAACCTTTCAATGGTGTTTGGTGGATTGCGGGCTATTGATACTGTTTCCATGTATATCAAGAAAGGTGAGATTGCAGCGCTCATTGGACCAAATGGTGCAGGAAAAACAACAATATTTAACTGTATTACGGGGGTCTATACTCCAACTGAAGGGACCATATCAATTTCTCGAAATGGAACGGCCTCTGGAGAAAAATTACATAAAATAGAGGGGCTGAAACCCAATGTCATCAATCAGATGGGGCTAGCCCGGACTTTTCAAAATATTCGCCTGTTCAATAAGATGAGTGTTCTCGAAAATGTGATGATTGGACGCCACAACAGTCTTAAAGCTGGGATTGTTCATGCAATTTTGCGTGATTCCCATACAAAAGAAGAGGAACAACGGGTTATTGAAGAAAGCTATGAGATTCTTAAAAAACTCAATCTGCATATGTATGTAAATGAAATGGCCTGTAATCTTCCCTATGGTGCACAAAGGCGTCTCGAAATTGCCCGGGCTTTAGCTACCGACCCCTTTCTGCTCCTGCTCGATGAACCGGTTGCCGGCATGAATCCTCAGGAAACGAAGGAACTTGAGGAAACCATCAATATTATTCGGGATCAGGAAAAAGTTACCATCCTATTAATCGAGCATGATATGAGTCTCGTAATGAATGTCTCTGAACGGATCTATGTGCTCGATTATGGCCGTCTCATTGCTGAAGGAAGCCCTTTAGAAATTAAGGGTAACTCTGAAGTAATAAAAGCCTATTTAGGAGAATAG
- a CDS encoding ABC transporter ATP-binding protein, protein MAVMEIKNISTFYGNIQALHDISISVEEGEIVTLIGANGAGKTTTLMSICGITPVRSGEIYLDGKNITKISPHKIVEMGVSQVPEGRRIFPQLTVAENLDMGAFLRNDKDGIKQDMEEVFFLFPRLAERRNQAGGTLSGGEQQMLAISRALMARPRILLLDEPSLGLAPLIVQHIFEIIKKINEERKTTIFLVEQNANMALKIAHKGYVLQNGSIKITDTAENLLSNEEVRKAYLGL, encoded by the coding sequence ATGGCGGTAATGGAAATAAAGAACATCAGTACCTTTTATGGCAATATACAAGCCCTGCACGATATATCTATATCAGTAGAAGAGGGAGAAATTGTGACCCTCATTGGCGCAAATGGAGCTGGGAAAACAACGACCCTTATGAGTATTTGTGGGATTACCCCTGTACGATCGGGAGAAATCTACTTAGATGGTAAAAATATAACAAAGATTAGTCCTCATAAAATTGTGGAGATGGGAGTTTCTCAGGTCCCCGAAGGCCGACGAATATTCCCTCAACTGACGGTAGCTGAAAATCTGGATATGGGAGCTTTCTTGCGGAACGATAAGGATGGCATTAAACAGGATATGGAAGAGGTCTTTTTTCTCTTTCCTCGATTGGCTGAGCGGCGCAATCAGGCCGGAGGAACTCTAAGCGGTGGTGAACAGCAAATGCTTGCCATTTCTCGGGCACTTATGGCTCGTCCCCGAATTTTACTGCTTGATGAACCTTCCTTAGGGTTGGCACCGCTCATCGTTCAGCATATTTTTGAAATAATTAAAAAAATCAATGAAGAAAGAAAGACGACCATATTTCTTGTAGAACAGAATGCAAATATGGCATTAAAGATTGCTCATAAGGGATACGTATTGCAGAATGGAAGTATTAAAATAACCGATACGGCTGAAAATCTTTTATCGAATGAAGAGGTGCGGAAAGCCTATTTAGGATTATAA
- a CDS encoding CBS and ACT domain-containing protein, whose translation MNVGQRMTKNPVTVTPDVSVPEAQAIMRREKIRRLPVLDKQGKLVGIVTSLDLIHASPSPATSLDMYELHYLLSKLKVESVMTKNVITVSEDLPIEEAARIMADNNISGLPVMRNTILVGIITESDLFKLFIELFGARHKGVRLTVLLPERKGELADVAGAIAKIGGNIVSLATFEGEDPTNSYCTLKVESVDKTSLVNVVTPLVERIVDIREQ comes from the coding sequence ATGAATGTTGGACAACGAATGACTAAAAATCCGGTAACGGTAACGCCGGATGTATCGGTTCCTGAAGCTCAGGCCATTATGCGCCGTGAAAAAATACGAAGACTTCCTGTTCTAGATAAACAGGGCAAGTTGGTAGGTATTGTTACCAGTTTAGACTTGATCCATGCTTCCCCTTCGCCTGCTACATCCCTGGATATGTATGAGCTTCATTATCTGCTTTCGAAACTGAAGGTAGAATCGGTGATGACAAAAAATGTCATCACGGTTTCGGAAGATCTCCCGATTGAAGAAGCTGCAAGAATAATGGCAGATAATAATATTTCTGGGCTTCCGGTCATGAGGAATACTATTCTGGTAGGCATTATTACAGAATCGGATTTGTTTAAGCTTTTCATTGAGCTATTTGGAGCCCGTCATAAGGGGGTACGTCTTACGGTGCTATTACCAGAACGAAAGGGCGAGCTTGCCGATGTAGCAGGAGCCATAGCAAAAATTGGTGGAAATATTGTTTCCCTTGCAACATTCGAGGGAGAAGATCCAACTAACTCATATTGTACTCTTAAGGTTGAATCGGTTGATAAAACGAGTCTTGTTAATGTGGTTACACCTCTTGTGGAACGAATTGTGGATATCAGGGAGCAATAA
- a CDS encoding RelA/SpoT family protein, with product MNSRIEEFKQKIQLYERPDQEKILAALEWAQSLHQDQKRASGEPYFIHPLGVASILVDLKLDADTISAALLHDVLEDTATTGEAIEQKFNKDVRKLVEGVTKIADIHAKNKTLQEAENIRKMLFAMVQDIRVILIKLADKLHNMRTLDYLPPERRKANAQDCLDIYAPLADRLGISWIKDELEDLSLKHLNRDVYDQIKGIVALKKKDRESFLNRVQEAILTETQKLGIEVVVNARAKHFYSIYQKMRKRNKGPEELFDLFGIRILCNTVDDCYTLVGTVHHLWKPIEGRFKDYIAMPKSNGYQSLHTTVMSFDGKLLEIQIRTKEMHQIAEYGVASHWLYKKGTTSEIIKPEDLSIVNRLKDWNSLDMSTFLDDIKQELLKDSIFVFTPQGKVIELPAGSTPIDFAYHIHSAIGDHCAGAKADGSIIPLTAELKNTQVVEILTTQNAHPHVNWLRAVKTAKARSKIRTWLQQNDETLIIDKNIVARKKSSPTSIPSQSTHQTQPIQTGQSATQKFEGAIQTVIQNQNISRNILQVKVEDERNMMIRFAQCCKPVTGDPIIGYVSRGRGIIIHRNTCKNLHFIPDFEERKIEVEWEKVNSQLVKRFKIEARKANDLFSAIEGAIRKHQGHLLEGRIEETSHDHFTGFFTLQLEHREDLKQVIKSLKNVPSVLHIQVIS from the coding sequence ATGAACAGCCGCATTGAGGAATTTAAACAAAAAATACAACTCTATGAACGCCCTGACCAGGAAAAAATACTTGCGGCACTCGAATGGGCCCAAAGTCTGCACCAGGATCAGAAACGGGCCTCAGGAGAACCCTATTTTATCCACCCCCTTGGAGTTGCATCAATCCTGGTAGATCTTAAACTGGACGCAGATACTATTTCAGCAGCCCTATTGCACGATGTCCTAGAAGATACGGCCACCACAGGCGAAGCAATAGAACAAAAGTTTAATAAGGATGTCCGCAAATTAGTTGAGGGGGTTACTAAGATTGCGGATATTCATGCAAAAAATAAAACCCTCCAGGAAGCAGAGAACATAAGAAAAATGCTCTTTGCCATGGTACAGGATATCCGGGTTATATTGATTAAACTAGCAGACAAACTTCATAATATGCGAACCCTGGATTATTTGCCTCCTGAACGAAGAAAGGCCAATGCCCAGGATTGTCTCGATATTTATGCCCCCCTGGCAGACCGGCTCGGTATATCCTGGATTAAGGACGAACTGGAGGACCTTTCACTGAAGCATCTGAACCGGGATGTGTATGATCAGATAAAGGGCATCGTAGCCCTCAAGAAAAAGGATCGTGAAAGCTTTTTAAACAGAGTCCAAGAAGCCATTCTCACCGAGACACAAAAACTGGGTATAGAAGTAGTGGTAAATGCCCGGGCAAAGCATTTTTATTCGATATATCAAAAGATGCGGAAACGCAATAAGGGACCGGAAGAACTCTTTGACCTTTTTGGCATCCGAATCCTCTGTAATACGGTTGATGACTGCTATACGCTAGTCGGAACTGTGCATCATCTCTGGAAGCCTATAGAAGGGCGCTTTAAAGATTATATCGCCATGCCCAAATCCAACGGCTACCAGAGCCTACACACGACGGTGATGAGCTTTGATGGTAAGTTACTAGAAATACAGATTAGAACCAAGGAAATGCATCAGATCGCCGAATATGGTGTTGCAAGCCACTGGCTTTACAAGAAGGGTACTACCAGTGAAATTATTAAACCTGAGGATCTTTCCATTGTAAACCGTCTCAAGGACTGGAACAGCCTCGATATGTCTACTTTCCTGGATGATATAAAACAGGAACTGCTAAAGGATTCAATCTTTGTGTTCACTCCCCAGGGAAAGGTAATAGAACTACCAGCGGGGTCCACACCTATTGATTTTGCATACCATATCCATTCAGCCATCGGGGACCACTGCGCGGGAGCAAAAGCCGACGGGAGCATCATACCGCTTACTGCAGAATTAAAAAACACTCAGGTGGTCGAAATCCTTACCACACAGAATGCCCATCCCCATGTAAACTGGCTCCGGGCCGTAAAAACCGCAAAAGCCCGAAGCAAAATCCGTACATGGCTCCAGCAGAATGATGAAACCCTCATCATTGATAAAAACATTGTTGCACGGAAAAAGAGCAGTCCTACCTCCATACCATCTCAATCAACTCATCAAACTCAACCTATACAGACTGGCCAATCAGCTACGCAGAAATTCGAGGGGGCCATACAAACTGTTATTCAAAATCAAAACATCTCCAGGAATATATTGCAGGTTAAGGTCGAAGACGAGCGGAATATGATGATCCGCTTCGCCCAATGCTGTAAACCGGTAACTGGGGACCCTATTATCGGCTATGTTTCACGGGGCAGAGGAATCATCATTCATCGTAATACCTGTAAAAATTTACACTTTATCCCCGACTTCGAAGAGCGAAAAATAGAAGTTGAATGGGAAAAGGTCAATTCACAGCTGGTTAAACGCTTTAAAATTGAAGCACGTAAAGCAAATGATCTATTCTCAGCAATAGAAGGGGCAATTCGCAAGCATCAGGGGCATCTGCTGGAAGGAAGAATAGAAGAAACCAGTCATGATCATTTCACCGGATTTTTCACATTACAATTAGAGCACCGGGAAGACTTAAAACAGGTCATCAAAAGCCTGAAAAACGTCCCCTCGGTACTTCACATTCAGGTTATATCATAA
- the prmC gene encoding peptide chain release factor N(5)-glutamine methyltransferase produces MTIGALRAAGVNLLRQHGVESPELDASLLLAHLLQKDRTWLVLNQGADCDTGIEAQYFSLLSKRTAGFSVAYITGVKEFMGLDFTVSPAVLVPRPDTEILVENALSWLTTMAQQKYKTCKVLDLCTGSGCIGISLAYYHPDIELTLADISQEALSISRINGERILGPEKCRSIQFVQSDLLAFFLENHEQFDLIVTNPPYVPRRIIPNLAQEIQQEPYIALDGGEDGLDLIRILITQAKELLVGEGALFIESDPEQIGSIQELLKNNGFHAIESYPDLSGSLRCTRGIRLIR; encoded by the coding sequence ATGACCATCGGGGCTTTACGGGCTGCGGGGGTAAACCTACTCCGCCAGCACGGTGTAGAAAGCCCCGAACTGGATGCAAGTCTTTTACTTGCTCATCTTTTACAAAAAGATCGGACCTGGCTCGTTTTGAACCAGGGAGCAGATTGCGACACCGGAATAGAAGCACAGTATTTTTCACTTCTTTCCAAACGCACCGCAGGGTTCAGTGTTGCCTATATTACCGGTGTAAAAGAGTTTATGGGGCTTGATTTTACCGTAAGCCCTGCGGTCCTGGTCCCCCGACCGGATACAGAAATCCTCGTTGAAAACGCCCTTTCATGGCTTACAACGATGGCACAGCAAAAATACAAAACCTGTAAGGTCCTCGATCTCTGTACCGGTTCGGGCTGTATCGGTATTTCCCTGGCCTATTATCATCCTGACATTGAACTGACCCTGGCGGATATTTCTCAGGAAGCCCTGAGCATAAGCAGAATCAATGGGGAACGAATCCTTGGCCCGGAAAAGTGTCGCTCAATACAATTTGTTCAATCAGATCTGTTAGCCTTTTTTTTGGAAAACCATGAACAATTCGACCTCATTGTTACTAATCCGCCCTATGTGCCAAGACGAATCATCCCCAATCTTGCTCAAGAGATTCAGCAGGAACCATACATTGCCCTAGATGGCGGAGAAGACGGCCTTGACCTTATTCGTATCCTCATTACCCAGGCAAAGGAGCTTCTCGTTGGAGAGGGGGCTCTCTTTATCGAGTCTGACCCTGAACAGATAGGTTCTATTCAGGAACTCTTGAAAAACAATGGATTTCATGCCATAGAGTCCTATCCGGATTTATCCGGCAGCCTGCGCTGCACCAGGGGGATAAGACTAATAAGATGA
- the prfA gene encoding peptide chain release factor 1, translated as MNERLASLLSRFEVLDKEVQDPNLSKDQKRYREVMREHAQLSEVVAAHRECEALEASIAETQSLIQNEKDPEMKELAKEELKELEVKLQEAQDRLKFLLIPKDPLDEKNIIMEIRGGAGGDEAALFAADLFRMYSRYAENKGWKIEVMSMNETELGGLKEIIFSIAGKNVYENLRYESGVHRVQRVPATEASGRIHTSTVTVAVLPEAEETEIEIKQEDLRIDVMRAGGPGGQCVNTTDSAVRITHIPSGIVVHCQDEKSQIKNKAKAMRILRARLYEMEEQKAQAERAEARKSQVGTGDRSERIRTYNFPQNRLTDHRINLTLYKLDLIMQGDVQELFDALKLSAREELLKATAS; from the coding sequence GTGAACGAACGATTAGCGTCCCTTTTAAGCCGATTCGAGGTTTTAGATAAAGAAGTTCAGGATCCCAATTTAAGCAAGGACCAAAAACGATACCGAGAAGTAATGCGCGAACATGCCCAGCTTTCCGAAGTTGTCGCTGCCCATCGGGAATGCGAAGCCTTAGAAGCCAGTATCGCCGAGACCCAGAGTCTGATTCAGAATGAAAAAGACCCTGAAATGAAGGAACTAGCCAAGGAAGAACTCAAAGAGCTTGAGGTCAAACTTCAGGAAGCCCAGGACCGACTGAAGTTCCTGCTTATTCCCAAGGATCCTCTGGATGAAAAGAACATCATCATGGAAATACGCGGCGGTGCCGGGGGAGATGAGGCAGCCCTTTTTGCAGCGGACCTCTTCCGCATGTATTCCCGGTATGCGGAAAATAAGGGCTGGAAAATCGAAGTGATGAGCATGAATGAGACCGAGCTTGGAGGCCTCAAGGAAATTATCTTTTCCATTGCCGGCAAAAATGTCTATGAGAATCTGCGTTACGAATCTGGTGTCCACCGGGTTCAGCGGGTACCCGCCACAGAAGCCTCTGGTCGCATTCATACCTCAACAGTTACCGTTGCTGTTCTTCCCGAAGCAGAAGAGACAGAAATTGAAATTAAACAGGAAGATCTCAGGATTGATGTCATGCGGGCCGGTGGTCCTGGCGGCCAGTGCGTTAACACGACCGACTCTGCGGTTCGTATAACCCACATACCAAGCGGCATCGTCGTCCATTGTCAGGATGAAAAGAGCCAGATTAAAAATAAGGCCAAGGCTATGCGGATTCTGCGAGCCCGGCTTTATGAAATGGAAGAACAGAAAGCCCAGGCAGAACGGGCCGAAGCCAGAAAAAGCCAGGTAGGCACCGGGGACCGGTCCGAACGGATACGAACCTATAATTTCCCTCAAAACCGGCTTACAGATCACCGCATCAATCTAACCCTGTACAAACTGGACCTGATCATGCAGGGTGATGTACAGGAACTCTTCGATGCCCTGAAGCTTTCAGCCCGGGAAGAACTGCTTAAGGCCACCGCATCATGA